CTTTACTAAACTCCAAGCCTACATCTCCAACTGCTATTGGAAATTCTtcaggcatctcaaattcaatttGTCAGAAGTTGAATTAATTGTATTTTACCCTGAATAATGCCCCCTATtgaattttgttaatattcattGAGGGCTCCAACATCCTTCTAATCACCCAGGGTTGCAACCTTGGCATGATCATCTTTAACTCTTCATTTTCCCTCACTCTACATATCCTTGATTTTCAACTctttagaatttctatttttacatCTCTTGCATCTGTCCCAACTctagttcagaccctcatcacctctccccTGGATTACTACAAATCGCTACAATTTGTCTGACTCCctgaagtctcttccttctccaatcaCTCCTTCACAAAATTGCCAAAGTAATtaatccatccttccttccttccttccttccttccttccttccttccttccttccttccttccttccttccttccttccttccttccttccttccttccctttcttttcccttaccttctgtggcaccaattctaatacagaacagcaagggctaggcaatcaataGGCAAAATAGTATTACCATAATATTAttgggaaataataatagctaatatttacctAGCACTTAAGGCTTTGGATCCGCATCTTGTTGCTTCAGAAATAAtctatgtaaagcattttacaaaccttaaaggactatgtaaatgttacctattattaGTTCCTGTTAGCAATTATATTTCCAGATAttatgcaaaccttaaagcagtatGTTAACTACAAATATTCTTTCCTGATAACATAGCATTATGTTATTATAGAAATATACCTAATATTTATTTCCCAATAAAATGTTAGATATTGAATAATAGCTAATACAATACTTTGTCTAATATTGAAAAATAGTAATAGCTAATATTATATATGTTCTGCAAGCACATTTTATTCagattatgaactccttgagggcaggaattgtcttttgcttcattttgtatcctcagagtttagcacagtgtcttgtaAAGTAGCACTTTACGGTTATTGACTATCTCCTTTGATACTTACAAGCACGTGGGTAGGGAACCAAACTTACTTCGGAGGAATCCTGTGATTTTTGCACTAAGCTTTCAGTTGACAGCAAGATGATGATAGGGTGTTTGGGAACTGTCCATCTTTTCTAATCTGGTAATATTTTACTGCTGAATGGCTCAGGGACAATGGTAGAGGGCAGGGAGGCTCCCTCAGTCTGTGGACAACAGCCCCGGAGCCCTCTCTTTCATTCATTAATAACCAAGCGCCCGCGCCCCCGAAGTCTCCGCCTTCTCTGCCCAGTCTCCATTGGTGGATTCTGCACGCACGCTCCTGATTGGCGTGGCCGCCCTCCATTAGCGTAGTTCGTCAAACTTGGCGGGAGACTGCGGTTTGGGCCATGGCGTCGGACTCCCCTTCTGCTGGCTCGTGCAGAGTCCGGGGCCCGAGCCCAGCGGTGCGGCTTCCCACAGCGCCTCCGCTGAAGTTGCTGGCTGAGCAGCTGCGGCGCTGTGCCGTAGGCGGACCCGGAGCCTGGCGGCTGGCCCGGGAGCCGGCAGGCCGAGCCCCGCTGGAGCTGGCGGTCGTGTGGATGCAGGGCCGGGTGCTGGAAGCGGCAGAAAAGGGCAGCTGGGCGCGGCTGAGGGACCCGAGCGGTGTCTTCACGGTACAGGGCCTGGAGCGGGTGCCCCAGGGGAAACCTTGTCTGGCCCCAGGTAACCCTCCCCGCTTCTTTTGGCCCGCCCCTCTGGCCCCGCCTCTCCTTCCCATTGGCCCTGCCCTCCAGcgccctcccttccttcccttgccTCTGCTTCCCTGGTCCCTAGTGCACTGGAGATAGATCTTTGAAGATCCGCgactaggaagacctgggtttgagttcgGCAGCCTGTATGTCCTTGCTGGTGGCcccgggcaaatcatttaacctctctgaacctgAGATTCTTTTGTAAAATCAAAGGGCTTAGCCTATTGACCTCTGACATTGTCCCTTCCAGGGCCAAATGTAGAAACCCACAAATGGAGCTATAAGTTCTGGACTTACATGGCTTATTGTTGATGCTTTCTTGTTGTGTGACCCAGGCTAATACCTAACCTcgctgagccttagttttcttatcctcaaaatgGGAATCAGTGAACTCAGTGCCCTCCAAGGCCTTTCCCAGGCCAAATTTATGAGCTTAGGTCCTTGCATCTGTAATAAAAGGCTCCAGGATAAAACTCCAGGGAAGCCTGGATTCTAATGCAACCCAGGCAGATCTGCACAGCCCTTGGCAGATTTCTGTGAGCTTCTGGAGATATCATATATGTAAAAAAGCCCCAATAGCATTTGTC
The window above is part of the Monodelphis domestica isolate mMonDom1 chromosome 7, mMonDom1.pri, whole genome shotgun sequence genome. Proteins encoded here:
- the RMI2 gene encoding recQ-mediated genome instability protein 2 — encoded protein: MASDSPSAGSCRVRGPSPAVRLPTAPPLKLLAEQLRRCAVGGPGAWRLAREPAGRAPLELAVVWMQGRVLEAAEKGSWARLRDPSGVFTVQGLERVPQGKPCLAPGKYVMIMGVIQTCNPEPCLQAVKMTDLSENPIHESMWELEVEDLHRNIP